From Hermetia illucens chromosome 6, iHerIll2.2.curated.20191125, whole genome shotgun sequence, one genomic window encodes:
- the LOC119658812 gene encoding flocculation protein FLO11-like, whose protein sequence is MGGGMEYTYEGNSNPYQLWKPPSGYFPRGEAPPPYEEAVALAQAEALSTQCTVSVATTTHRTMPLGLNPNEPMLNEAQPNITTSTTNLINININNGGNITALATGENHQSPYSLASSNLSSNNQPRSTQTHSNCSSSSSSIGEPSNMLTVRSNNHNQSYQLQQAQANSSCVQAATLMTMPSMQGQTQCSNNTALSQMCNSQATNTIVATQSHTYQVPTNNQVSAEVVECTYKNCTLNMKVSGNSRQNRDSSVPNAASASMQQCPTNCNLTGNQECTMSSLSEENRNSSAAILPPPLFDENEMQPEITCVEMIKTPSSMRRYHRTIPRHFTATNTDPMGSHKDKAGISGSNGGSNTLHTQSVTNKKPTCQCPVQHVPMTYMGTSHFNSQHHSQNNMFLSSLSTKLVNNNVASSNAKPSIALPAKNSSHSTSTSKGASKLHTDTSSSFLKTEHSSSGTLRRSNHHSSGSYPNHNGNKIATISRHVVEQRHHDTGQTQQQHSGQVQSILKTPTAKERMHNNHHSNLMKSSVGSEVFNPPFPIQFIDGMSKLNAADSSQHPALPPKMYKSHQPSCSQNGGLKQSNPAYVSKIHTISKPSEAQPVPPRTTSVSRSSGAYSHQLNILSTAPQQYPSSPAYTKSLPRKDDKIHTLTLPPPAGMLNVEKSQSMGKINTTTYYPMQNGHVTYTLPKSSNGKVSLNSTIASVVSKVPSVISIPSPSMSLQTIDNAVQPNQHPTTPTQTIAPTSSSKALLSATTYDTIHKSSVINQPFSSIPPTEKMKSTTLPKSKVTTPTTSAPLTSTFSSKSDEKPLPVCTTSKNCSNPKEHFLPNDTSLDDDYLSECENCKTAHSSRYYLEEEIEEAPQETMTLQRKMDDKEEEPAYYRTSLTLPTNTKKTTTIKNNREQWFSSIPASSSSDEEANE, encoded by the exons ATGGGTGGTGGTATGGAGTATACTTATGAAGGAAATTCTAACCCCTATCAACTGTGGAAGCCACCCAGTGGATACTTCCCTCGCGGTGAAGCACCACCGCCATATGAGGAAGCCGTGGCTTTGGCACAGGCGGAAGCATTGAGTACTCAGTGCACTGTCAG TGTGGCAACAACTACACATCGCACAATGCCGCTTGGGCTCAACCCAAATGAACCAATGTTGAATGAAGCCCAACCAAACATAACAACGAGCACAACTAATCtaataaatattaatataaaCAATGGTGGAAATATAACCGCACTAGCCACTGGAGAAAATCATCAAAGTCCATACAG CTTGGCATCGTCGAATCTTTCATCGAATAATCAACCACGCTCAACTCAAACTCATTCTAATTGCTCAAGTTCGTCAAGCAGCATTGGCGAGCCTTCAAATATGCTCACTGTTCGTAGTAATAATCACAACCAATCGTATCAACTACAACAAGCTCAAGCGAATTCCAGTTGTGTTCAGGCAGCGACTTTGATGACGATGCCATCGATGCAAGGTCAGACCCAATGTAGTAATAATACTGCTCTATCACAAATGTGCAATAGCCAGGCAACGAATACTATTGTTGCAACGCAAAGCCATACCTATCAAGTACCAACAAATAACCAAGTATCAGCAGAGGTAGTTGAATGCACTTATAAAAACTGCACACTGAACATGAAAGTGAGTGGAAATTCGAGACAAAATCGTGACTCTTCTGTGCCAAATGCGGCATCTGCATCAATGCAGCAATGTCCGACAAATTGTAATTTGACTGGAAACCAAGAATGCACAATGTCTAGTCTAAGTGAGGAGAACAGAAACTCATCTGCGGCCATATTACCGCCTCCATTGTTCGACGAAAACGAGATGCAACCAGAAATCACTTGTGTCGAAATGATAAAAACACCTTCGTCAATGCGTCGTTATCATCGCACTATACCACGTCATTTCACGGCAACCAATACAGATCCGATGGGATCACACAAAGATAAAGCAGGAATTAGTGGGAGCAACGGCGGCTCAAATACACTTCATACACAAAGTGTAACTAATAAGAAGCCAACATGCCAATGCCCCGTACAGCACGTTCCCATGACTTACATGGGAACTAGCCATTTTAACTCTCAACATCATAGCCAGAATAATATGTTTTTATCGAGTTTATCGACAAAATTAGTGAATAATAATGTTGCTAGCAGTAATGCAAAGCCGAGCATAGCCTTGCCCGCAAAGAATAGCTCACACTCAACGAGTACATCTAAAGGAGCTTCGAAACTACACACGGACACGTCTTCTTCATTCTTAAAGACTGAACACTCAAGCAGCGGAACATTAAGACGCTCTAATCATCATTCAAGTGGGAGTTATCCCAATCATAACGGGAACAAAATTGCAACAATATCACGCCATGTTGTGGAGCAGCGACATCACGATACAGGACAAACTCAACAACAGCACAGTGGCCAAGTTCAATCTATTTTAAAAACGCCAACTGCAAAAGAACGTATGCATAATAATCATCattcaaatttgatgaaatcttCAGTAGGAAGTGAAGTGTTTAATCCACCTTTTCCCATTCAATTTATCGATGGTATGTCGAAATTAAATGCCGCAGACAGTTCACAACATCCTGCTCTACCACCAAAGATGTATAAAAGCCATCAGCCGTCGTGCAGCCAGAATGGTGGACTAAAACAGTCGAATCCGGCATACGTCTCGAAGATACACACAATATCGAAGCCATCTGAAGCACAACCTGTCCCTCCACGCACCACATCAGTTTCAAGGTCGAGTGGAGCGTACTCGCATCAACTTAACATCTTATCGACTGCCCCACAGCAATATCCCTCCTCTCCAGCCTATACAAAATCACTGCCCCGTAAGGATGATAAGATCCACACATTGACGCTGCCACCTCCTGCGGGGATGTTGAACGTCGAAAAGTCGCAGAGTATGGGAAAAATAAACACCACAACATATTACCCCATGCAAAATGGTCATGTGACCTACACCCTGCCTAAATCATCGAATGGCAAGGTCTCGCTCAACAGTACTATAGCTAGTGTAGTAAGTAAGGTCCCGTCAGTGATTAGCATCCCCTCTCCTTCGATGTCGTTACAAACGATTGATAATGCAGTTCAACCCAACCAACACCCAACAACTCCCACCCAAACTATTGCGCCAACGTCGTCTTCAAAGGCTCTACTGTCCGCTACAACATATGATACAATACACAAATCTTCTGTTATAAATCAACCCTTCTCCAGTATCCCACCCACCGAAAAGATGAAATCCACCACCCTACCGAAAAGTAAGGTAACTACACCTACAACTTCTGCTCCGTTGACGTCAACTTTTTCGTCGAAATCTGATGAGAAACCGCTTCCGGTTTGTACAACTTCAAAAAATTGctcaaatccaaaagaacatttCTTGCCGAATGACACCAGTTTAGATGATGACTATCTAAGTGAATGTGAGAATTGTAAAACAGCACATAGTTCACGCTATTACTTGGAGGAAGAGATCGAAGAAGCACCTCAAGAAACTATGACATTGCAACGGAAAATGGATGATAAGGAAGAGGAGCCAGCGTATTATAGGACCTCTTTAACATTACCGACAAATACCAAGAAGACCAC CACAATAAAAAACAACCGTGAACAATGGTTTTCTTCAATACCAGCAAGTTCATCTTCAGACGAGGAAGCAAACGAATGA